Proteins from one bacterium genomic window:
- a CDS encoding DEAD/DEAH box helicase, which yields MSFHFEPLALQPLVLEGLASMGFSEPTPVQQQAIPLILAKRDVIIQAKTGSGKTLAYGLPLLSRLKTGPRPQALVIVPTRELAAQVSEAIAQVGVACGLRVVALYGGMSLRQQRKAIQGGQDIVVGTPGRLKDLAERDSLDLSGIRFVVLDEADRMFDMGFRKDMDFLLHETGEREQLVVLSATFPQEIASLVRKQMTKPARVELLDEGEVPAKLSHWYLRVPKKKRFARLVSLLRAEKPARAILFTEMKHETEHLAQWLGQKGDFKVGALNGNMPQVDRNKMLARFKNGDVTLLVATDIAARGLDIEGLSHVFHYSIPKVVDTYIHRSGRTARNGNVGKTIMLVVPEQEAEFEAIQRRIPCVEYPHSPGAEGSASKEPSAPIPGLDSAPSL from the coding sequence TTGTCTTTCCATTTCGAACCCCTCGCGCTGCAGCCCCTTGTTCTCGAGGGCCTCGCTTCCATGGGCTTCTCGGAGCCGACCCCTGTTCAGCAGCAGGCCATTCCGCTCATCTTGGCGAAGCGCGACGTCATCATCCAGGCCAAGACGGGGTCCGGAAAGACGCTTGCCTATGGCTTGCCCCTGCTCTCGCGTCTCAAGACCGGTCCGAGGCCTCAGGCACTCGTGATCGTCCCGACGCGTGAGCTGGCCGCTCAGGTCAGCGAGGCGATCGCCCAGGTGGGAGTCGCATGCGGGCTGCGCGTCGTCGCCCTCTATGGCGGCATGAGCCTGCGTCAGCAGCGAAAGGCCATTCAAGGCGGTCAGGACATCGTCGTTGGGACGCCGGGCCGGCTCAAGGACCTTGCCGAACGCGACAGCCTGGACCTGAGCGGCATCCGCTTCGTGGTGCTCGACGAGGCGGATCGCATGTTCGACATGGGCTTTCGCAAGGACATGGACTTCCTGCTTCATGAGACGGGCGAACGCGAGCAGCTCGTGGTCTTGTCGGCGACCTTCCCTCAGGAGATCGCGAGCCTCGTCCGCAAGCAGATGACGAAGCCCGCCCGGGTGGAGCTCCTGGACGAGGGGGAGGTCCCCGCGAAGCTCAGCCATTGGTACCTTCGCGTCCCGAAAAAGAAACGCTTTGCCCGCCTGGTATCCCTGCTGCGGGCCGAGAAGCCGGCGCGTGCCATCCTCTTCACCGAGATGAAGCATGAGACCGAGCACCTCGCGCAATGGCTCGGGCAGAAGGGCGATTTCAAGGTCGGTGCGCTCAATGGCAACATGCCGCAGGTGGACCGCAACAAGATGCTCGCCCGCTTCAAGAACGGGGACGTGACGCTGCTCGTGGCCACGGACATCGCGGCACGGGGCCTGGACATCGAGGGTCTCAGCCACGTCTTCCATTATTCGATTCCGAAGGTGGTCGACACTTACATCCACCGGAGCGGGCGGACGGCCCGGAACGGCAACGTCGGCAAGACGATCATGCTGGTGGTGCCCGAACAGGAAGCGGAATTCGAGGCGATCCAGCGGCGCATCCCGTGCGTGGAATATCCCCACTCTCCGGGGGCGGAAGGCAGCGCCTCGAAGGAGCCGAGCGCCCCAATCCCCGGTTTGGATAGTGCCCCTTCGCTTTAA
- a CDS encoding SRPBCC domain-containing protein, protein MTLRQTQSLHIERLFDCTPEDLWAAWTTPEEFASWICPFPGLDAVVHELDPRPGGRLAFTLVCPDGVRFYEDGVFEVVNRPHELVIYQPHAPHENRNDFFAGYPLTIRVQFKAEGDQTRMVFEHSGYPLDTQIDGARNGFRAAFDKLATALA, encoded by the coding sequence GTGACCTTGCGCCAGACCCAGTCACTTCACATCGAGCGCTTGTTTGATTGCACGCCCGAAGATCTGTGGGCGGCTTGGACGACGCCGGAGGAGTTCGCTAGCTGGATCTGCCCATTTCCGGGACTGGACGCTGTGGTGCATGAGCTGGATCCCAGGCCGGGCGGGCGGCTGGCCTTCACCTTGGTCTGCCCTGACGGCGTGCGCTTCTACGAGGATGGCGTCTTCGAGGTGGTCAATCGGCCGCATGAGTTGGTGATCTATCAGCCCCACGCGCCTCACGAGAACCGGAACGACTTCTTTGCGGGCTACCCGCTCACCATACGGGTGCAATTCAAAGCGGAAGGTGATCAGACCCGTATGGTCTTCGAGCATTCGGGCTACCCGCTGGATACCCAGATTGACGGGGCGAGGAACGGGTTCCGCGCCGCATTCGACAAGCTCGCCACCGCGTTGGCGTAA
- a CDS encoding cupin domain-containing protein gives MKARTFLLAGLVLFGMPSPANSSANSPTGTELSIFVPSALQWGKGPQGLPAGAKSVVLEGDPSKPGQFTLRLKLPAGYRIPPHWHPNVEHITVLEGGFQLGHGERFDPKALREMPPGSFAYIPKGHRHFAVSTGESIIQLHGIGPWEIHYVNPADDPRGR, from the coding sequence ATGAAAGCAAGGACTTTCCTGCTCGCCGGACTCGTACTCTTTGGGATGCCGAGTCCGGCCAATAGCTCCGCAAACTCGCCCACTGGAACAGAGCTGAGCATCTTTGTTCCTTCAGCGTTGCAATGGGGCAAAGGACCTCAAGGGCTGCCGGCAGGCGCCAAGTCGGTGGTGCTGGAAGGCGATCCAAGCAAGCCGGGTCAGTTCACGCTGCGCCTCAAGCTTCCAGCAGGTTATCGAATCCCGCCCCATTGGCATCCGAATGTGGAGCATATCACCGTACTTGAGGGAGGGTTCCAACTGGGGCATGGTGAGCGTTTCGACCCGAAGGCACTTCGCGAGATGCCGCCCGGTTCCTTTGCCTATATCCCGAAAGGGCACCGTCACTTTGCGGTGAGCACGGGTGAGTCGATTATCCAGCTTCACGGCATTGGGCCATGGGAGATCCACTACGTGAATCCTGCTGACGATCCGCGAGGTCGCTAG
- a CDS encoding TetR/AcrR family transcriptional regulator, producing MAAKIDPGSEPRVPLNKERVMRTAVLLADEKGVASLSMRKLAEKLGVEAMSLYYHVANKEEILDGMVDVVFSEIDLPTEEADWRTAMRLRATSARAALLRHPWAIGLMESRRKPGPATFHHHDAVLGMLRKAGFSLEMTAHAYSAIDTYIYGFALQELSLPFDTTKVPVEELTAFFEHMPAGAYPHLTEFALGHVMQPGYAYANEFMFGLDLILDGLERSRKQA from the coding sequence ATGGCCGCAAAGATTGATCCAGGCTCCGAGCCCCGCGTCCCATTGAACAAGGAGCGGGTCATGCGCACTGCCGTGCTGCTTGCCGACGAGAAAGGCGTCGCTTCCCTCTCGATGCGCAAACTCGCGGAGAAGCTCGGGGTGGAGGCGATGTCGCTGTACTACCACGTGGCCAACAAGGAAGAGATCCTCGATGGCATGGTCGACGTCGTGTTCAGCGAGATCGACCTCCCCACCGAGGAGGCAGACTGGCGGACGGCCATGCGCCTGCGGGCCACCTCGGCCCGTGCCGCGCTCTTGCGACACCCCTGGGCCATTGGACTCATGGAGTCGCGACGCAAGCCGGGCCCCGCGACGTTCCATCACCACGACGCGGTCCTGGGGATGCTTCGAAAGGCGGGCTTCTCTCTGGAGATGACCGCGCATGCGTATTCGGCCATCGACACCTACATTTACGGCTTTGCGCTGCAAGAGCTGAGCCTGCCGTTCGACACCACGAAAGTGCCTGTAGAAGAATTGACGGCCTTCTTCGAGCACATGCCCGCCGGCGCCTACCCCCACCTCACCGAGTTTGCCTTGGGGCACGTCATGCAGCCGGGCTACGCCTACGCCAATGAGTTCATGTTCGGGCTCGATCTCATCCTCGACGGTCTCGAACGGAGTCGCAAACAGGCGTAG
- the tgt gene encoding tRNA guanosine(34) transglycosylase Tgt, producing MPALSFDLEATSGRARAGRMRTPHGEVLTPVFMPVGTQATVKTVMPQHVEHSGASIILANSYHLYLRPGHRLIERAGGLHKFENWKGSMLTDSGGFQVYSLSDQRKITEEGVHFQAAFDGSRHFITPEVSMEIQNALGADIIMAFDECVPGRSSHADALAAVDRTTRWAERCLNSHARQDDQALFGIVQGNVYHDLRQRSAEALVAMDFPGYAIGGLSVGEPKDKMYPALSETTRQLPVHKPRYLMGVGTPEELIVGVALGVDMFDCIQPTRFGRHGTFWTPEGRMNIKNAPFREDPGPLFEGCDCFTCTEGFDRRYLHHLHRVGEILGYTLVSIHNMRFLIWLMESARKSIFAGTFPQSHQSYIPKAFWPMLDLSEATAFA from the coding sequence ATGCCCGCCCTATCATTCGACCTCGAAGCCACATCCGGCCGCGCCCGCGCTGGACGGATGCGCACCCCGCACGGCGAGGTTCTGACGCCCGTCTTCATGCCGGTCGGTACCCAAGCGACGGTCAAGACCGTCATGCCTCAGCACGTCGAGCATTCCGGCGCGAGCATTATCCTGGCCAATTCCTACCACCTGTACCTGCGACCGGGGCATCGTCTGATCGAACGTGCAGGGGGTCTTCACAAGTTCGAGAACTGGAAAGGCAGCATGCTGACGGACAGCGGTGGCTTTCAAGTCTACAGCCTGTCCGATCAGCGCAAGATCACCGAGGAAGGCGTGCACTTCCAGGCGGCATTCGACGGCTCCAGACACTTCATCACGCCTGAGGTCTCAATGGAGATCCAAAACGCCCTTGGGGCCGATATCATCATGGCCTTTGACGAGTGCGTGCCCGGCAGGAGCTCGCACGCCGATGCCCTGGCCGCCGTCGATCGCACCACGCGCTGGGCCGAACGTTGTCTCAACTCCCACGCCCGCCAAGACGATCAAGCCCTCTTCGGCATCGTCCAGGGAAACGTTTACCACGACTTACGCCAGCGTAGCGCCGAAGCGCTCGTGGCCATGGACTTCCCCGGTTATGCCATCGGCGGATTGTCGGTGGGTGAGCCGAAGGACAAGATGTATCCCGCGCTCTCGGAAACGACAAGGCAGCTACCCGTCCACAAACCGCGGTACCTGATGGGCGTCGGCACGCCGGAAGAACTGATCGTCGGCGTCGCCCTGGGCGTCGACATGTTCGACTGCATCCAGCCGACCCGCTTCGGTCGCCACGGTACGTTTTGGACCCCTGAAGGCCGCATGAACATCAAGAACGCACCGTTCCGTGAAGATCCGGGCCCGCTCTTCGAGGGCTGCGACTGCTTCACGTGCACGGAAGGTTTCGATCGCCGCTACCTGCATCACCTGCACCGCGTCGGGGAAATCCTCGGCTACACGCTTGTCAGCATCCACAACATGCGCTTCCTCATCTGGCTGATGGAATCCGCGCGAAAATCCATTTTCGCGGGCACGTTCCCCCAGAGCCACCAATCGTACATCCCCAAGGCGTTCTGGCCGATGCTCGATCTTTCGGAAGCCACCGCGTTCGCATAA
- a CDS encoding phage tail protein: MSKVVDFKNVSTEGLESSPVATALAGLRANEARYFMNKYNHEFRVTAASESQDILDYVNRILKDERDIEIAAKPLETSRFQVENIKWTYVFYEDGLEINVLYTIDDPKKRAVGIKLSDGMEVPSELVEKFKFARQKSKLAGTIRGSYFVIKREY, translated from the coding sequence ATGTCCAAGGTCGTTGATTTTAAGAATGTGTCGACGGAGGGGCTGGAGTCTTCCCCCGTGGCAACCGCGCTCGCGGGACTTCGTGCCAATGAAGCCCGGTATTTCATGAACAAATACAACCATGAATTCAGAGTAACTGCGGCCAGCGAAAGCCAGGACATTCTGGATTATGTCAACCGTATTCTCAAGGACGAACGCGATATTGAAATCGCCGCCAAGCCCCTGGAGACCTCGAGGTTTCAGGTTGAAAACATCAAATGGACCTACGTCTTTTACGAAGATGGTCTCGAAATCAACGTTCTGTACACGATTGATGACCCTAAGAAGCGAGCCGTTGGCATCAAGCTTTCAGATGGGATGGAAGTGCCGAGTGAGCTAGTCGAGAAATTCAAGTTTGCCAGGCAGAAGTCCAAGCTGGCCGGCACCATTCGGGGTTCCTATTTCGTAATCAAGCGCGAATACTAG
- the ychF gene encoding redox-regulated ATPase YchF, translating into MLRAGIVGLPNVGKSTLFNALTRAGAMAANYPFCTIDPNVGIVTVPDERLGVLQGIVKTNTVIPTAFEFVDIAGLVRGASKGEGLGNQFLAHIREVDAIVHVVRCFEDENITHVDGGIDPIRDIETINLELALADLATVEKILERNRKPAKTGNKEAQALVDVLEPLQAALDQGKWARTVELSDEQKATLKTIPLLTSKPVIFAANVAEGDLANADALPLVQRVREYAKAENAEVVTISAQIEAELSTLSAEEAEEYLKDLGVSESGLSKLISSTYRILDLITYFTAGVKEVRAWTITKGTLAPGAAGVIHSDFERGFIRAEVTAYGDLVTVGSESAAKEKGLLRLEGKAYEVKDGDVMHFRFNV; encoded by the coding sequence TTGCTACGCGCTGGTATCGTCGGCCTTCCCAACGTCGGGAAGTCGACCCTGTTCAACGCCTTGACCCGTGCCGGGGCCATGGCGGCCAATTATCCTTTCTGCACCATCGATCCCAACGTCGGCATCGTGACGGTTCCTGACGAGCGTCTGGGGGTGCTTCAGGGCATCGTCAAGACCAACACCGTCATTCCGACCGCCTTCGAGTTCGTGGACATCGCGGGGCTGGTGCGCGGCGCGAGCAAGGGCGAGGGCCTCGGCAACCAGTTCCTGGCGCACATCCGCGAGGTGGACGCCATCGTGCACGTGGTGCGCTGCTTCGAGGACGAGAACATCACCCACGTCGACGGCGGGATCGATCCCATCCGCGACATCGAGACCATCAACCTGGAGCTGGCGCTCGCGGACCTCGCCACCGTCGAGAAGATCCTGGAGCGCAACCGCAAGCCCGCGAAGACCGGGAACAAGGAAGCCCAGGCGCTCGTCGACGTGCTCGAGCCCCTGCAGGCCGCCCTTGACCAGGGTAAGTGGGCGCGCACCGTCGAGCTGAGCGACGAGCAAAAGGCGACCCTCAAGACCATTCCCCTGCTCACCAGCAAGCCCGTCATTTTCGCCGCCAACGTCGCCGAGGGCGATCTGGCGAACGCCGATGCGCTGCCCCTGGTCCAGCGGGTTCGGGAGTACGCCAAGGCTGAGAACGCCGAAGTCGTCACCATCTCGGCCCAGATCGAGGCCGAGCTCTCGACGCTGAGCGCCGAAGAGGCCGAGGAGTACCTCAAGGACCTGGGCGTCAGCGAGTCGGGCCTCAGCAAGCTCATCAGCTCGACCTACCGCATCCTCGACCTCATCACCTACTTCACCGCCGGCGTGAAGGAGGTCCGCGCCTGGACCATCACCAAGGGCACCCTCGCCCCCGGCGCTGCGGGCGTCATCCACTCGGACTTCGAGCGCGGCTTCATTCGCGCCGAGGTGACGGCCTACGGCGACCTGGTCACGGTCGGATCCGAGAGCGCCGCCAAGGAGAAGGGCCTTCTGCGCCTCGAGGGTAAGGCCTACGAGGTGAAGGACGGCGACGTGATGCACTTCCGCTTCAACGTCTAG
- a CDS encoding DUF1801 domain-containing protein, which translates to MASQDIDAYIARQDEPKRSTLIALRKTILEIVPDAEECISYGLPAFRIEGKVVAGFGAFKNHLSYLPHSGSVFLQMAEDLTSYSWSSGALQFPIDTPLPKQLVAKLIALKLQQIRAKE; encoded by the coding sequence ATGGCCAGCCAAGATATCGATGCCTATATCGCAAGGCAAGACGAACCCAAACGCAGCACCCTGATTGCTCTCCGAAAGACCATTCTTGAGATTGTCCCGGACGCCGAAGAGTGCATCTCTTACGGGCTACCAGCCTTTCGGATCGAAGGCAAGGTCGTTGCGGGTTTCGGGGCGTTCAAAAACCACCTCAGTTACCTGCCGCACAGCGGCTCGGTGTTCTTGCAGATGGCGGAAGACTTGACGTCATATTCATGGTCAAGTGGCGCCCTGCAGTTTCCCATCGACACGCCGCTTCCGAAACAGCTCGTTGCGAAACTGATCGCCCTCAAACTGCAGCAGATCAGGGCGAAGGAGTAG
- a CDS encoding winged helix-turn-helix transcriptional regulator: MEVRTMLDVFDVISEPSRRHLIQAMRQGERSVSQLAEEVGLGQPGVSKQLRIMFDAGFVNVRNEGQRRWYSLRPEPFRELGDWMNEYRHIWDARFDKLAAHLAQKKQQKEDPAP, encoded by the coding sequence ATGGAGGTCCGCACCATGCTCGACGTCTTCGACGTCATATCCGAGCCCTCCCGGCGCCACCTGATCCAGGCGATGCGCCAGGGCGAGCGCTCCGTGAGTCAACTCGCCGAGGAGGTCGGGCTGGGCCAGCCGGGCGTGTCCAAGCAGTTACGCATCATGTTCGACGCCGGCTTCGTGAACGTTCGGAATGAGGGCCAGCGACGTTGGTATTCCCTTCGCCCCGAGCCCTTCCGCGAGTTGGGGGACTGGATGAACGAGTACCGCCATATCTGGGATGCCCGGTTCGATAAGCTCGCCGCCCACCTCGCTCAAAAGAAACAGCAAAAGGAGGATCCCGCCCCGTGA
- a CDS encoding proline--tRNA ligase, with product MSNESVAKPAKNTTAISPTRDVDYAEWYQQVIKAADLAENSPVRGCMVIKPWGYALWENIQKVLDQMFKDTGHVNAYFPLFIPLSFLEKEAEHVEGFAKECAVVTHHRLEAKPGGGLRPAGELEEPLIVRPTSETIIGEMFAKWVQSYRDLPLLVNQWANVVRWEMRTRLFLRTAEFLWQEGHTAHASADEAREETMRMLDVYETFARDYMALPVIKGEKCSWERFPGAVDTYSIEAMMQDRKALQAGTSHFLGQNFAKSSEIKYLSKEGREEYAWTTSWGVSTRLIGALIMAHSDDDGMVIPPRLAPKHVVIMPIYRNDEERAAVLAYCQELVADVRKQKYDDMRIEVEIDDRDLRGGEKAWYHIKRGVPIRLEIGPRDVQNGAVFMGRRDKGPKEKAAMPREEFVATVGEILADMQTALYERALAFREAHTRRIEDRAEFEAYFTPGNAAKPEIHGGFALAPFVDDPALEEALANLKVTVRCLPLDAERKPSHCLFTGKPTDRWAIYAKAY from the coding sequence GTGAGCAACGAGTCCGTCGCAAAACCCGCCAAGAATACCACCGCCATCTCGCCCACGCGCGATGTCGACTACGCCGAGTGGTACCAGCAGGTGATCAAGGCCGCCGATTTGGCGGAAAACTCGCCCGTGCGTGGCTGCATGGTGATCAAGCCTTGGGGATACGCCCTCTGGGAGAACATCCAGAAGGTGCTCGACCAGATGTTCAAGGACACAGGCCACGTCAACGCCTACTTCCCCTTGTTCATCCCGCTCTCCTTCCTTGAGAAGGAGGCGGAGCATGTCGAGGGCTTTGCCAAGGAGTGCGCCGTCGTCACCCATCACCGCCTCGAGGCCAAGCCCGGTGGCGGCCTGCGCCCGGCCGGCGAACTCGAAGAGCCGCTCATCGTCCGGCCTACCAGCGAGACGATCATTGGCGAGATGTTCGCGAAGTGGGTGCAGAGCTACCGTGACTTGCCCTTGCTGGTGAACCAGTGGGCCAACGTCGTGCGCTGGGAGATGCGTACCCGCCTGTTCTTGCGCACGGCCGAGTTCCTGTGGCAGGAGGGTCACACGGCCCATGCGTCCGCAGACGAAGCCCGCGAGGAGACCATGCGGATGCTGGACGTGTACGAGACGTTTGCCCGCGACTACATGGCCCTGCCCGTGATCAAGGGTGAAAAGTGCTCCTGGGAGCGCTTCCCGGGCGCGGTCGACACCTATTCGATCGAGGCGATGATGCAGGATCGCAAGGCCCTGCAGGCCGGGACCTCCCACTTCTTGGGGCAGAACTTCGCGAAGTCCTCGGAGATCAAGTACCTGAGCAAGGAAGGTCGCGAGGAGTACGCCTGGACGACGTCCTGGGGCGTCTCCACCCGCCTCATCGGCGCCCTCATCATGGCCCACAGCGACGACGACGGCATGGTGATCCCGCCTCGCCTGGCACCCAAGCATGTCGTGATCATGCCCATCTACCGCAACGACGAAGAGCGCGCGGCCGTCCTCGCGTACTGCCAGGAGCTCGTCGCCGACGTCCGGAAGCAGAAGTACGACGACATGCGGATCGAGGTCGAGATCGACGACCGCGACCTGCGCGGCGGCGAGAAGGCCTGGTACCACATCAAGCGCGGCGTGCCCATCAGGCTTGAGATCGGTCCGCGCGACGTGCAGAACGGAGCGGTCTTCATGGGCCGCCGGGACAAGGGCCCCAAGGAAAAGGCGGCCATGCCCCGCGAGGAGTTCGTCGCGACGGTGGGCGAGATTCTCGCCGACATGCAGACGGCGCTTTACGAGCGGGCGCTGGCATTCCGCGAGGCCCATACCCGCCGCATCGAGGACCGCGCCGAGTTCGAGGCCTACTTCACCCCGGGCAATGCGGCCAAGCCCGAGATTCACGGGGGCTTCGCCCTGGCGCCTTTCGTCGATGATCCGGCGCTCGAGGAAGCCCTCGCAAATCTCAAGGTCACGGTTCGCTGCCTGCCCCTCGATGCCGAGCGCAAGCCCAGCCATTGCCTCTTCACGGGCAAGCCGACGGATCGCTGGGCGATCTACGCGAAGGCCTACTAG
- a CDS encoding YebC/PmpR family DNA-binding transcriptional regulator: MGRKWENIKRSKGKLDSARSTVFARISREIIVAARHGGGDPAGNFRLRQAIERAKVSGLPNDNIARAIRKGTGEDASEAFDEITYEGYGPGGTAVIVEAMTENRNRTAADVRAAFNKAGGNMGEIGCVGWMFRRVGVVVVPNEDGARSEEDLLLLAADAGAEDLRTEDGEIVIECPPEALEAVTEALAAAKVTIASADVSLVPANTIVVEDRDIAKKLVKLMNALDDLADVQNVTANFDLPEALMAELANA; this comes from the coding sequence ATGGGACGCAAGTGGGAGAACATCAAACGCTCTAAGGGCAAGCTGGACTCAGCTCGCAGCACGGTTTTTGCTCGGATCTCGCGCGAGATCATCGTCGCGGCGCGCCATGGCGGGGGGGACCCAGCCGGCAACTTCCGCCTGCGCCAGGCGATCGAGCGGGCGAAGGTCTCTGGGTTGCCGAACGACAACATCGCGCGGGCGATCCGGAAGGGCACGGGGGAGGACGCCTCGGAGGCCTTCGATGAAATCACTTACGAGGGCTATGGCCCTGGCGGCACGGCCGTGATCGTTGAGGCCATGACCGAGAACCGCAACCGCACGGCAGCCGACGTGCGCGCCGCGTTCAACAAGGCGGGCGGGAACATGGGCGAGATTGGCTGTGTGGGCTGGATGTTCCGCCGCGTGGGCGTGGTGGTGGTCCCGAACGAGGACGGTGCGCGGTCCGAGGAGGACCTCCTCCTCCTGGCCGCCGATGCCGGCGCCGAGGACCTCCGGACGGAGGACGGCGAGATCGTCATCGAATGCCCGCCTGAGGCCCTCGAAGCTGTCACGGAGGCTCTCGCCGCCGCCAAGGTCACCATTGCCAGCGCTGACGTCTCGCTTGTCCCCGCCAACACCATCGTCGTCGAGGACCGCGACATCGCCAAGAAGCTAGTCAAGCTCATGAACGCCCTGGACGACTTGGCTGATGTTCAGAACGTGACGGCAAACTTTGATCTTCCGGAAGCGTTGATGGCGGAGCTTGCGAACGCATAG
- a CDS encoding alpha/beta hydrolase, translating to MTQLATSTQETSTVTSRDGTAIAYERAGSGPALVLVDGAMCSREMGPMAELSEHLITDFTVYRYDRRGRGESGNTHPYDPLREVEDLQALIQAAGGSAHVFGMSSGGVLALEAANRLPGITKLAIYEAPFIVDDTRAPLPEGFVETLEACVAQGRPGDAAKLFMKSVGMPAPLVAVMPFFPGWEKTKKAAATLPHDYRILGGTQAGKPLPRDRWTKIEIPTLVIAGGKSQAWMHNGAKALSELLGAEYQSLPGQTHAVKAQVLAPVLRAFFR from the coding sequence ATGACGCAGCTGGCGACGAGCACCCAGGAAACAAGCACTGTGACCTCGCGCGACGGGACAGCGATCGCCTACGAGCGAGCCGGGTCGGGCCCCGCGCTGGTCTTGGTGGACGGCGCGATGTGCTCGCGCGAAATGGGCCCGATGGCCGAGCTTTCAGAGCACCTGATAACCGATTTTACGGTTTACCGCTACGACCGGCGCGGGCGCGGTGAGAGCGGCAATACCCACCCCTACGACCCGCTGCGCGAGGTCGAGGACCTTCAGGCATTGATCCAAGCCGCCGGCGGCTCGGCTCATGTGTTTGGCATGTCATCGGGGGGAGTGCTGGCGCTGGAAGCGGCCAACCGCCTGCCCGGCATCACCAAGCTTGCCATTTACGAGGCGCCTTTCATCGTGGATGACACCCGCGCGCCTCTCCCGGAGGGCTTCGTCGAGACCCTGGAAGCGTGCGTGGCCCAGGGAAGACCGGGCGACGCAGCCAAATTGTTCATGAAGTCGGTGGGCATGCCTGCGCCGCTCGTCGCCGTGATGCCGTTCTTTCCCGGCTGGGAAAAGACCAAGAAGGCGGCCGCGACGCTGCCCCATGACTACCGCATCCTCGGCGGCACGCAGGCAGGCAAGCCACTACCTCGCGATCGCTGGACCAAGATTGAGATTCCCACGCTGGTCATCGCCGGCGGCAAGAGCCAGGCATGGATGCACAATGGCGCAAAGGCGCTGTCGGAACTGCTTGGCGCGGAGTACCAGAGCCTTCCGGGCCAGACGCATGCGGTCAAGGCGCAGGTCCTGGCACCTGTGTTGAGGGCATTCTTCCGGTAG
- a CDS encoding NAD(P)-dependent alcohol dehydrogenase, which yields MKAAVYRQYGSPEVVRIEEVAKPEPKDDEVLIRVKASTVSSGDWRARSLKMPAGFGLFARPVFGMFGPRKAILGTELAGEIEAVGKAVTKFKVGDAVFAFSGFGMGCHAEYRTMPEDGPLVPMPAGVGFEEAAAISFGGNTALYYLRDLGKIAAGDEVLIIGASGAVGSAAVQLAKHFDAVVTAVTSTPNVERVIKLGADRVIDYTKTSFLDDGKQYDLIFDTVGSTEYSACHVALKEEGRLLLCGASLPQMLKSNWDAKSSKQKVFAGAASERVENLRYLKELVESGQYRPLIDRSYPLDQIVDAHAYAETGRKRGSVVITMARA from the coding sequence ATGAAGGCCGCCGTTTACCGTCAATATGGTTCTCCGGAAGTGGTCCGCATCGAGGAGGTGGCCAAGCCCGAGCCGAAGGACGATGAGGTCTTGATCAGGGTCAAGGCCAGCACCGTGTCGTCTGGCGACTGGAGAGCTCGCAGCCTCAAAATGCCGGCCGGGTTCGGTCTTTTCGCCCGCCCGGTGTTCGGGATGTTTGGCCCGCGCAAGGCGATCCTCGGCACCGAGCTCGCCGGGGAGATCGAGGCGGTCGGCAAGGCCGTCACCAAGTTCAAGGTCGGCGACGCCGTGTTCGCGTTCTCAGGCTTCGGGATGGGTTGCCACGCTGAGTACCGGACCATGCCCGAAGACGGGCCGCTCGTCCCCATGCCGGCCGGTGTTGGCTTCGAAGAAGCGGCGGCGATCTCGTTCGGCGGCAACACGGCGCTCTACTATCTGCGCGACCTCGGGAAGATAGCGGCAGGCGACGAGGTCCTCATCATCGGGGCGTCCGGTGCCGTGGGCAGCGCCGCAGTACAACTCGCCAAGCACTTCGACGCCGTGGTCACCGCAGTGACGAGCACGCCCAACGTGGAGCGGGTTATCAAACTCGGAGCCGATCGCGTCATCGACTACACGAAGACAAGTTTCCTGGACGACGGCAAGCAGTACGACCTCATCTTCGACACCGTCGGGAGCACCGAGTACTCCGCCTGCCACGTGGCGCTGAAGGAAGAAGGACGCCTCCTGCTCTGCGGTGCGAGCTTGCCGCAGATGCTCAAATCCAACTGGGATGCGAAGTCGAGCAAGCAGAAAGTCTTCGCGGGGGCGGCCTCGGAGCGCGTGGAGAACCTCCGTTACCTCAAGGAGCTGGTGGAATCGGGTCAGTACCGGCCATTGATTGACCGTTCCTATCCACTGGATCAAATCGTCGACGCGCACGCCTACGCTGAAACTGGGCGCAAACGCGGCAGCGTCGTGATCACCATGGCGCGAGCCTGA